In Fortiea contorta PCC 7126, one genomic interval encodes:
- a CDS encoding YnfA family protein — MKEILKSLLNFIWAGLFEIGGGYLIWQWLKDGKPFWWGIAGGIGLALYGMLATLQPANFGRVYAAYGGVFIVLAMLWGWKVDGVAPDHYDMLGACLALLSVLIIMYAPRA; from the coding sequence GTGAAAGAAATACTAAAGTCCTTACTTAACTTCATATGGGCTGGCTTGTTTGAGATAGGCGGTGGCTATCTTATCTGGCAATGGTTAAAGGATGGAAAGCCTTTCTGGTGGGGAATTGCCGGAGGTATTGGGTTAGCTTTATACGGTATGCTTGCTACTCTCCAGCCTGCTAACTTTGGTAGAGTGTATGCTGCCTATGGAGGGGTATTTATTGTGCTGGCAATGCTTTGGGGTTGGAAAGTAGATGGGGTAGCTCCAGATCACTACGATATGCTAGGAGCTTGTTTGGCGCTACTGAGTGTGTTAATTATCATGTATGCACCCAGAGCATAG